The region TACCAACCCCTATATTCATCGGGTTAACTTGTGCTGGTTCTAGATAGGCAAGCAATTCTTCCATAATTGATTAACTATTTTTTACCTTTTTTGGTAAATCTCTTTGGGGTTGTTCCCTTCCCTTGTGTTTTAATAATTTTTAAACACTCCTCGTAGGTTAATGCATGTGCATCGGTTCCCTTGGGAATTTTATAATTTTCTCCATTGGATGCTATGTATGGACCCCAACGGCCATTCAGCACCTGGATCTTTTCCTCCTGATCGAATATCTTGATAACTTTTTCGCGCTCTTTCTTTCTTCCTTCCTCAATCAACTCTATAGCCCTATCAAGTTCGATGGTCATTGGGTTATCATCCTTCTTCAATGAGTAGAACTTAGAATTATGACGAACGTAGGGGCCAAAACGACCTACCCCTATTACAACCTCTTTCTCCTCATAGTTTCCAATGATTCTAGGAAGTTTGAATAGTGAAAGTGCCTCCTCAAGAGTGATTGTTTCAATAAGTTGACCCTTTAGTAAACTTGCAAACTGTGGTTTTATCTTGTTTGCAGTATCATTCTCGCCAATCTGAACCACAGGGCCAAATCTTCCGATACGAACACTTACAGGCTTTCCGCTTACTGGATCAACTCCCAAGATACGCTCTCCCTTTGTATAGTCCGATTCCTTTGTAGTTTTATCAACCAGTTTATGGAAAGGTTTGTAGAACCGATCTATCATTTCTGTCCACTCCAAATTGCCCAAGGCAATTTCATCGAACTCCTTTTCTACATTGGCCGTAAAGTTAAAACTGATAATCTCCTTAAAATACTCGAGAAGAAAATCGTTAACAACCATTCCTATATCACTAGGGAAAAGCTTTGACTTTTCGGCCCCTGTTATTTCAGTTTTCTCGAGTTGAGATATTTTACCATTTTTTAGAATGATTGAGCTGTATTTCCGCTCTACTCCTGGCCTGTCTTCCTTGAGAACATAACCACGAGCTAAGATAGTGGAAATTGTTGGTGCGTAAGTAGATGGACGTCCAATTCCCAACTCTTCAAGTTTTTTAACTAAACTAGCCTCGGTGTAGCGTGGAGGGCGTTGGGTAAACCTTTCGTTAGCCACAATTTCCTTATGCTCTAACAGCTGCCCTACCTTTACCGAAGGTAATAACTCTTTACCCCCTTCTTCTGAATCGTCATCGGTTGATTCGAAGTAAACTTTAAGGAAACCATCGAAAACAACTACCTCGCCCGAAGCTATAAACTGATGCTCAGACTTAGAAACCTCGATATTTATAGTGGTTTTTTCTAATTGAGCATCGCTCATTTGCGACGCAAGAGTTCTTTTCCAGATCAAATCATACAACTTCTGTTCTGCAGCGCTTCCTGTGATTTTAACCTTATCGAAGTAAGTTGGTCTAATTGCCTCATGCGCTTCCTGTGCCCCTTTCGATTTAGTTTTGTATTGACGGGCATGATGATACTTGCCACCAAACTCCTTAACAATGATTTGCTGTGCTGCTTCAATGGCTGTTGATGAAAGGTTAACAGAGTCTGTTCTCATGTAGGTGATGTACCCCGATTCGTATAACTTCTGAGCAATTGTCATAGTCTGCGACACCGAAAAATTATACTTACGGCTTGCCTCCTGCTGAAGGGTGGAGGTAGTAAATGGAGGAGCTGGTGATTTTTTAGTAGGCTTTTTGGTTACATCAAGAACCTTAAATGTTGCATTTTTGCAATGATCGACAAAGTTTAGAGCCTCCTTAAGGTTTGGTAACTTACTTGATAATTCTGCCTTAATATCGATATCACCCTTAAAAATTCCTGTTACCTTGAAAAACGAAGTTGAACTGAACGCAATAATTTCTCTTTCTTTCTCTACAATAAGCCTTACCGCAACAGATTGAACTCGACCGGCGGACAATGCAGGCTTAACCTTTTTCCAAAGAATTGGCGATAATTCAAATCCCACCATGCGATCCAGAATTCTACGGGCTTGCTGGGAGTTAACTAAATTTATATCGATGCTCCGGGGATTTTCAATTGCATTTAAAATGGCATCCTTGGTTATCTCGTGAAAAACAATTCGTTTTGTCTTTTTTGAATCAAGTTTAAGAACCTCGGCCAAGTGCCACGCAATAGCTTCTCCCTCGCGATCCTCATCGGATGCAAGCCAAACCATTTCGGCTTCCGCTGAGGCTTTTTTCAACTCGTCAACCAGTTTCTTCTTGTCATCACTTATTATGTATTCAGGCTTATAGTTCTTTTCTACAATAACTCCTAAATTTTTTTTGGAAAGATCCCGAATATGACCAAAACTAGACTTCACAACAAACTGTTTACCAAGAAACTTTTCAATTGTTTTAGCCTTAGCAGGAGACTCTACTATAACAAGATTCTCTATCATACCTTAATTATATTGCGTTCAAAATTTGGCACAAAGTAAAACATTTGGCCGATCAACAACAACAAAATGAGAAATTATTGTGAAATAAATTATGACTTTAACCATTGTATTACTCTGATATTTTGATTATTATGCTGTATTTTACTATAAAGTAAATTAAGGAAAACATTCGCTTAAATATTTCTTAACTTTACGGCTCATTACGAAACCTTAACTTATGAAAGTAAAAAGCTTTGTATCGGTTGAAAAATTTCGCTTTTGGTTCTGGGGAATATTTGCATTCGTGGGGCTATTCCTAATCACAATATTCTTTCTGATTGGCATTGAGTTCTTTGGCCCCATGCCAACCTTCGAGGAGTTGGAAAACCCTAAAAGCAATATAGCC is a window of Tenuifilaceae bacterium CYCD DNA encoding:
- the topA gene encoding DNA topoisomerase 1, translated to MIENLVIVESPAKAKTIEKFLGKQFVVKSSFGHIRDLSKKNLGVIVEKNYKPEYIISDDKKKLVDELKKASAEAEMVWLASDEDREGEAIAWHLAEVLKLDSKKTKRIVFHEITKDAILNAIENPRSIDINLVNSQQARRILDRMVGFELSPILWKKVKPALSAGRVQSVAVRLIVEKEREIIAFSSTSFFKVTGIFKGDIDIKAELSSKLPNLKEALNFVDHCKNATFKVLDVTKKPTKKSPAPPFTTSTLQQEASRKYNFSVSQTMTIAQKLYESGYITYMRTDSVNLSSTAIEAAQQIIVKEFGGKYHHARQYKTKSKGAQEAHEAIRPTYFDKVKITGSAAEQKLYDLIWKRTLASQMSDAQLEKTTINIEVSKSEHQFIASGEVVVFDGFLKVYFESTDDDSEEGGKELLPSVKVGQLLEHKEIVANERFTQRPPRYTEASLVKKLEELGIGRPSTYAPTISTILARGYVLKEDRPGVERKYSSIILKNGKISQLEKTEITGAEKSKLFPSDIGMVVNDFLLEYFKEIISFNFTANVEKEFDEIALGNLEWTEMIDRFYKPFHKLVDKTTKESDYTKGERILGVDPVSGKPVSVRIGRFGPVVQIGENDTANKIKPQFASLLKGQLIETITLEEALSLFKLPRIIGNYEEKEVVIGVGRFGPYVRHNSKFYSLKKDDNPMTIELDRAIELIEEGRKKEREKVIKIFDQEEKIQVLNGRWGPYIASNGENYKIPKGTDAHALTYEECLKIIKTQGKGTTPKRFTKKGKK